One window of the Macaca thibetana thibetana isolate TM-01 chromosome 1, ASM2454274v1, whole genome shotgun sequence genome contains the following:
- the PTAFR gene encoding platelet-activating factor receptor: MEPHDSSHVDSEFRYTLFPIVYSIIFVLGVIANGYVLWVFARLYPSKKFNEIKIFMVNLTMADMLFLITLPLWIVYYQNGGNWIFPKFLCNLAGCLFFINTYCSVAFLGVITYNRFQAVTRPIKTAQANTRKRGISLSLVIWVAIVGAASYFFILDSTNTVPNSAGSGNITRCFEHYEKGSVPVLIIHIFIVFSFFLVFLIILFCNLVIIRTLLMQPVQQQRNAEVKRRALWMVCTVLAVFIICFVPHHMVQLPWTLAELGFQNSKFHQAINDAHQVTLCLLSTNCVLDPVIYCFLTKKFRKHLTEKFYSMRSSRKCSRATTDTVTEVVVPFNQIPVNSLKN; the protein is encoded by the coding sequence ATGGAGCCACATGACTCCTCCCACGTGGACTCTGAGTTCCGATACACCCTCTTCCCGATTGTTTACAGCATCATCTTTGTGCTTGGGGTCATTGCTAATGGCTACGTGCTGTGGGTCTTTGCCCGCCTGTACCCTTCCAAGAAATTCAATGAGATAAAGATCTTCATGGTGAACCTCACCATGGCGGACATGCTCTTCTTGATCACCCTGCCACTGTGGATTGTGTACTACCAAAACGGGGGCAACTGGATATTCCCCAAATTCCTGTGCAACCTGGCTGGCTGCCTCTTCTTCATCAACACCTACTGCTCTGTGGCCTTCCTAGGTGTCATCACTTATAACCGCTTCCAGGCAGTAACTCGCCCCATCAAGACTGCTCAGGCCAATACCCGCAAGCGTGGCATCTCTTTGTCTCTGGTCATCTGGGTGGCCATTGTGGGTGCTGCATCCTACTTCTTCATCCTGGACTCCACCAACACAGTGCCCAACAGTGCTGGCTCAGGAAACATCACCCGCTGCTTTGAGCATTACGAGAAGGGCAGCGTGCCAGTCCTCATCATCCACATCTTCATTGtgttcagtttcttcctggtctTCCTCATCATCCTCTTCTGCAACCTGGTCATCATCCGTACCTTGCTCATGCAGCCGGTGCAGCAGCAGCGCAACGCTGAAGTCAAGCGCCGGGCGCTGTGGATGGTGTGCACGGTCTTGGCGGTGTTCATCATCTGCTTCGTGCCACACCACATGGTGCAGCTGCCCTGGACCCTTGCTGAGCTGGGCTTCCAGAACAGCAAATTCCACCAGGCTATTAACGATGCACATCAGGTCACCCTCTGCCTCCTTAGCACCAACTGTGTCTTAGACCCTGTTATCTACTGTTTCCTCACCAAGAAGTTCCGCAAGCACCTCACTGAAAAGTTCTACAGCATGCGCAGTAGCCGGAAATGCTCCCGGGCCACCACGGATACGGTCACTGAAGTGGTTGTGCCATTCAACCAGATCCCTGTCAATTCCCTCAAAAATTAG